DNA from Corallococcus soli:
TTCTTGACAGTGGCCGGCTTCGCCACGGCGGCCGGGGCCTTCTTCGCGGCGGGGGCCTTCACCGCCGGGGCCTTCTTCGCGGCAGGCGCCGACACCGCCGGCGAGGGAGCCCTGCCCGAGGACACCTGGGAGGCCGCGCCGGCAGGTTGCTGGAGCGAGGCCAGGACCTCCGCCACGTGTCCCGCGACCTTCACCTTGGGCCATACGCGCAGCACCTTGCCGTCCGGTCCGATGAGGAAGGTCGCGCGGATGAGGCCCATGAACTTGCGGCCATAGAGGGACTTCTCCCCCCACACCCCGTAGGCGTCCGCCACCGCGTGGTCCGGATCCGCCAGGAGCGAGAAGGGCAGGCCCTGTTTCGTGGCGA
Protein-coding regions in this window:
- the bcp gene encoding thioredoxin-dependent thiol peroxidase, encoding MPMPQAGDKAPGFSLPDQSGATVSLSQLKGRHVVLYFYPKDATPGCTTEACDFRDEHSALVKAGAVVLGVSPDSTASHQKFATKQGLPFSLLADPDHAVADAYGVWGEKSLYGRKFMGLIRATFLIGPDGKVLRVWPKVKVAGHVAEVLASLQQPAGAASQVSSGRAPSPAVSAPAAKKAPAVKAPAAKKAPAAVAKPATVKKPAAKKAPAAKAPARKGARA